One Oryctolagus cuniculus chromosome 7, mOryCun1.1, whole genome shotgun sequence genomic window, GACGGGGAGAGGTGTATATGGGGGGTGGTCTGTGACTGTTTCCCTTTCTGAAAGTTCAAGTAAGAGGCATAACAGAATGCTCAGTAGGGAAGCAAGAAATCTGGGATTCTCGTCCTGGTCACAAGTTGTGTAAACCTGATACTTGGGATTTCAGGCCTGGGGGGCTAGGTTCCTTCATATTTACACATAGCagattgtttttataaaaaatgtatttatctgaaaggcagagttatggggtgagggagagacagaacttcgatccactggttcacacccccaaatgaccgaaatggccagagctaagctgttCCAACGTCAGGAACCTcccccaggtctctcacttgggtgcaggggtccaaagacttgagctatcctctactgctttcccaggcacgtgagtaggaaactggatctgaagtggagcagctggggcttaaactggcacctatatgggataccagcactgcaagcagaggttaaccttctacaccacagcgccagacactaaaaaaaattttattttattcaaaaggcagaggaacagtcAGGGAGCTCCATCTACTAGTTTCTTTAATTTCAATCACTTTGACTTTTtctttcaagacttatttatttgaaaggcagagttacagaaagaggtagagacagagatcttccaatcactggttcactccccaagtggccccaatggctggaactgggctgatctgaagccaggagcctgtgccagggcccaagcacttgggccatcctccaccgctttacccaggtgcactagcaaggagctggatcggaagtggagcagctgggcctcaaactggcacccctatgggatgctgacgctgcagatAGTGGcctcacccaccatgccacagcactggacccccaTCTACTAGTTTCAtaccctaaatgccctcaacagctgggactgggccaggccgtagccaggagtctagaacccaatccaggtctccgacacgggtgacagggatccaagtacttgggctatcccctgctggctgccttcagagtgtgcattagcaggaattgggagtagaacccagacctaataggggatgcaggcatcccaaacaccgtcttttatattttgaaaggcagagaagggagaggggatggacagagatgaagagatctttcatcccctgctTAACTCCCCTCATGCCcttaacagctagggctgggccatgctacagccaggagccaggaagtcatgtgggtggtaggaccccaagtacttgggccatcagctgctgcctcctaaatgcagtagcaggaagctggatcagaagtagacagGGTTCACTCCATTATCAGATGCAAACCCGCTccaccacaatgtccaccctcCAAGGCTTAAGCCATTTCAGAACAGCCAcccccaagcagcgtcttaacctctAGGTCAAATGCCACTGCAGATTGTTCTTCCttggggtggggagtgtgtgtgtgtatgtatgtatatatctatatctatatatgtgtatatatataatctatgtCTTAATAGAGACTTCTTCCACAAACCTCAACCCTCCATTCTCTTGGGAATTGCTGTCTTAGTGTCAGTAAGTCACATTGTGCTTGGGAGTATTGGGGAAGGGAGTACTGAGTACCTCTGTCATAAGTAATGTCTCTGATGCATTTCAGAATAAGAATGGATCtggcatagttggctaagcctcagcctgcagtgctgtcatcccatatgggtgctggttcaagtcctggctgcttctcctcttctttttttttttttattttttgacaggcagagtggacagtgagagagacagaaaggtcttcctttttgccattggttcaccctccaatggccgccgcggccggcacaccacgctgatccgatggcaggagccaggtgcttctcctggtctcccaaggggtacagggcccaaggacttgggccatcctccactgcactccctggccacagcagagagctggcctggaagaggggcaaccgggacagaatccggcgccccaactgggactagaacccggtgtgctggcgccgcaaggcagaggattagcctagtgagccgcggcgctggccagcctgctcctcttctgatccagctctcttcttatggcctgggaaagcagtgggagatggcccaaatgcttgggcccctgcacccacctgactcctagcttcagcctggcccaaccccagtcattgcagccacttgggaagtgaactcacagatggaagatctctctccctctccctctgtaactgtacctctctcaaaatagatttttttttttaagagtaagaATGGACCTACAGGTGGGGATGGAATCCTTTTACCAAGTGTGAAGCTCAGCTATATACGGGGAGTCCTTTCTGAGATCTTACCAGTGAAAGACCCACTTTCTCACATCCTCATGAAGGCCGGGGAGGGCCGTGACTTCCTTGGGAGGACTGACAGGTTAGCTTTAACCTTTTCAGATGGTGTCATTGTCAAGGAGATAAGGCCCACCTCCTCCCTGCAGTGCCTAGGGCAGACCTCATGTTGTGACGTGAAGATTTTGAGGGTGTCTCCAATGTGTTCTCTCACAGACAGGTGCAGTTCAGGAGCAGATGAGATCCAAGGGAAACCGAGATAGGCCATGGAGCAATTCTAGGGGCTTGTAGCTCCCAGCAGGAATGGTGAGTAATGATTAGAGGAAACCCTCCCAGCACCTCAGCCTTGTACCCACACACCCTGACGCCCCTGCTCAGAACCCTGATCCTTTGATGTGAGAATGGGAAGGGGGTGAGAGGGAATTAGAATGGAAGATTCCAGACTATAAGAACCCAAAAAGAAGATAGGGGGTCATGTAGACAGAAATAAAAGAGCATACCATGGAGGAGTTAAAAGTCTGTACCAGTTGGTGCCTTCTCACTAAGGCCTCTGCTTTCTTTGGGCCAGttcttccttttaaaacaaaacaaaacaaaacaaaacactttttttttttttttttaatttaggttcTGCCATCTTGAAGTTCCCATTCTGTGTCCAGCCCAGAAGAAATGCTGCCCCCAACCCAGAACCCTCCTAGAACCAGTGACCCAGAGGCTCTTTTCTCCCTATCTGCCTGACGGGGCCTCAGAAGGCTTGGGGGCTGGACTCCCTGCACTCCCTCTGGCCACAGCCCCTCCTGGAGATGGGGTCAAGGCAGCAGGACTGACATTGGCCAGGGGAGCTCAGCTGAAACCCTGCGTATCCTCAGATCTGAGAAAGGAGTTCTCTGGGAACCTGCAATGAGTTCCTGTTCTCCTGAATGATGGTCTGGGTGCCACCGTTTTTTAACTCTTAACCCGGAACTCCTTAAACCCAGTAGGTCGGCAAGAATACCAAAGCTGAAGCCGACTTTGCGGAAaagctccctgcctccctggccctCTGTTTCCTCCTGGAATGAACTAAAGCAGAcatcctgcaggggctgggcgggTGACCGCCGTCTAATCCACTCATTTTTCTGTAGATTTCAGAACTTAAGCTCACAGCCCTTTAATGTCTTTCAATACCAGGGTCTTCTCTCTAGTTAGGCCTTTAATTCTGTTCCTGCAGCATTGCTAGCTTCCCAgcaactttcctttaaaaaaaattaaaagtttggaGTTCTCTTAATTACCCCCATCCTACTACCTCTGTGTTTAACCTCCCCATCCTTATTAGGAACCTTATTGCTTCCCATTGAATAAGAGTTAAAGAGGTGGATCTTAACCTGATGACATTCCATTTAAGCCTTGGGGGACCTGGCCTGCCCTCTGCCAACCTCCCTGCTGGCCCAGGTGAGAGGAAGAGGGGTCTAGAGAGAAATCCTGAATGCAGCAAAGCTGGGAGTTTTATCTCAAGATGGATTTCCTGGGCATTGAGGAGGAGAAGGGTGTTGAGATACATAGGGGAAGTGAGCTTAGGGGCCTTAAGATCCTCACAGCACAAGAATAGGAGGGGGCTCCGAAACAAGGTTGTTCACCCCGGACACATAGGACATTTGGGCTGGATGCTTCTTTCTAATGGAGGGCTGTACTGTACGTTGCTAAATGTCTTCCTTCTAAAGGCAAAGTTGcccacagctgagagctgcagCTCTGTTGTTCAGACTCTGAAGTGATTTCCGTCCCCTACCCTGCACACACTCATCCACATTAAGCCTGTGCCGTGGGTGAGCTAGGACTCCTTGTCAGGTGGCCTCAGTTGGGCTGCACAGATCTGCACACAGTGACTCAGTGCATTGCTTATGCTTCCACAGGCTCCTGTCTGATGGACATGTAACCATGTTTCTCTGTTCTTGCTCTCTGGGGGAGAGGGGGTCCCTGCAGGGTAGACACATGAACAGAGAATGGGATTGGTGGGGGGATGAAAGCATTAGGAACATCCCAGCTATCCTCCCCAGATTTTTACTCTCATTTCTGTACCCCAGATCTGAAACCAGATACAAATACGACTCAGGGAGTTTTTGTCTGAAGACCAGGTTCCATCCCTGCCTGGCTGAAGAGTCTGCTTTAGGTGGGAAAGCAGCGTAGGAGCAGAATCTTTCGGCCCCTTCAGTGTTCTCAGGTGTTCTTGTTCTGGctggccctgctgttgcaggtTAATTACATTAGGAAGGCAGAACAAGACAGAGGAGCACTTGCCTGCTCTGAAAGGAGAAGgcagtgagggtgtgtgtgtatgtgtgtgtgtctcatcaGCTTTGTAGCAGGAAGCATCCTGTTTTATGGTAGTGGGAGGGGGTCAGGAGCGGGGGAACTGGGATCCAGCTCTCCAGTTCATCCCCACCTGTGGTGACTGAGGTTCTAATTTTTCCTGATTTCAGTGTGTTTCCCTCTAGTTTTTCAGGGTCTAACATTGGACATGGCGACACATTTCCAATTTCCTCTGTCAAGCCAGTTGCTCTGAAAGCCCATCTTGTTGCCTGAGGGATCTGGAGACCTAAGGGGTTAACAGTACAGGGTAGAATGGTGGGGGCTCCTGGAATCCGGTCCTCCTCACCTCCAGCCTCATTCTAAAGCCAATTCTTTGGACACAATCTTCCCTTTGGTGCTCTCTATCCTTTAGCTACATTGTCTAATACGTAGGCTACTGTCACTTTAAGAATAAAGTGATGGAAACGGAGAGtcataatttatattaaaaaattgttggacttttaaatacatttttaaataaaaaatggaagcaaaataTTTGCAGAGTAATCACTTCAGGTGTGTGTGTTACATTAAAGAACATGGCTGCTGAAGATACCTCCTTGAAAATGACTGAGCTGGAATTCTGTGCCCACACTTGCCTTTTCCAAGGAGAGAGGCCGAGCACTGGGAAGACAAGAGTGCCACCATCTTTCAAGGGCTCAGTTCCTTGTTACTCCTATTCCTTGgcatttatttgagatttaaaaaaataaaaggattggTTTAAAAACAACGTTGGAAATGAGGAAGATGAGCAACATTTTATCCTGGAGACAGAGTAGGGGAACAAGCCAGAGGCTGCTAGGTGCAAAGTTCAGTTTTAGGGTTGAAAAGATTGATGGAGTCCCCTTCCTCAGATACctctataaaaagaaataagcccAAATAATGTGGGGGGTTTTTTTTTAGTACTAAAAATATATAGTGGGTGCTGGGGTCGGAAGGGTAGGAGAGGCTGAGATATGGACACCTCCTGTGGATGAAGTGCGCATCATGTCCGGTTCTTGTCTATCTGGGTAGAGggagaaaaatggagaaattacAACCATGTCCatattttcctttccttgctTTGTGCCCCCTCATCCCCCACCGCCATAAGCAAGCCCTCTTCctcagcccttttttttttttttttttttggacaggcagagtggacagagacagagaaaggtcttcctttaccattggttcacccctcaatggctgttgcagccagcgcaccacgctgatccgatggcaggagccaggtgtttctcctggtctcccatggggtgcagggcccaagcacttgggccatcctccactgcactccctggccacagcagagagctggcctggaagaggggcaaccgggacagaatctggcgccccaaccgggactagaacccggtgtgccggcgccacaggcggaggattagcctagtgagccgcggcgccagccagccctGCCTTCTTTAGATTCAGTAATAGTATTGGACAAAGAGAAACCAGTGGCAGAAGGACCAAGTTACTTCTTGTTTgttgcctttccctctccccagaGGTCCTGACCTCCAGTTCAATTGAAACTACCAGGCAATTGGGACCTTTGGTGGCTCTTGGAAATGCAGGGGacttgtctcccatgtgcattaaGTTGCCAGGAAGGATCCCAGGACAGTTCTTTGGGATGGTGGTGGTGAAGAGAATGGGCACTGGTGTCAAGCAAACCTGTTTTAAAACAACTTGTGGCTCTGCCACATACTAGCTTTCGTTGTAACGGGATGAGAGTTCATAAGGGTTGTTACCATTCCGCTGCATTCATTAGGTCAGAACTACCCATCAGTTAACGCCCTCCATATCCATTCATTGCCTTTTCTAATTGAGTCTACAGTCCTATTTGGTCAATGATCATCAAATGACCAATACCACATATTTCCTAATACCCAACCAGCAATTGCTCAAGAAATCGTAGGTAGAAGTAATGGCTAACAATGTGGGTAGCCCATGTCTGTTATAAGTCAGTAACCAGACAGATAAGTCAGTAACAGTTCATGCAAGCACACTGGCTGGCTCAGCGAGGGGCTTGGGGGTCAGGATTTGTCAGGCTCATCACCCAACACTTACTGGTTGCATCTCTGTGAACACTGAAGACAGGCTGTTCCAAATATCCTCCAGGCCAATCCTGACCCGTTTCcaaaaagccagagctgggctggggctggggctggggggcggcaTGAGCGGTCTGCGTCTGAGGTGGATGGGGGGCATGGTAGGGGTGGTGGTGGTCTGGGTGGTGGTGGTCGGAGAGCAGTTGGTGTCAGGACAGAGGCCTGAGTCCAGGGGGCACTCCTCCCGAAGCCGGTTGCAGGGACACTGCTGGTAGGTACAAGGCCGGTGCTCCGTGCGGAGCTGGCTCAGTGCTCCCACTCGAAGGCGTCCCGAAaggccctgcagcttcccggACCGGGTCCGGCTCATGGTGCCTGACTTGCAGTGACAGTGCCACGGGCCCCAGGGCATCAGCACCAGTCGCAGATCCTCAGGAGGTGGCATGGCTGTGGGTGAGGGTGCCGGCCACCGGCTTGGGGTGGAGCCTGGTGTCGACCAGTGGCTCAGGGTGACCTCGGAGGTCAGAATGTCTTTAGGTTTCATGGTGGTGCGCGGCAGGTTTGTGGTCAACCTGATCTCAGGCTCTTGGGTGTTGGCCACGAACCTCCCCGAGGTGGAGCTCCTTCCGGTATTTGTACTGGGGGCGGCACTGGGAATCAGCATCCTGCTGTTATTCTTTCTGGCATTTATCACAACCCCCTCTTCCAAAGTCTCATCCTCACCGAAGCTGGCCTCAGAGCCCCGGGCGATGCCTGTCACCGTGGCCAGGAGCTCGGCAGCCGCAGGGCCTGCCAGGCGGTCGGCGGTGGCCACGGCGTCATTCTCATCCTCCAGAGTTATTTTAGGCCTCCGGGGCCCGGTGCGGGGGGGACCGATGGTGCTCCGGTGGCtgcgggcagggccggggcccCCAAAGCGGAAGCTGACCCGCTGCATCCCGGTGGACGTCTGGGTCTGGCCTTGGGCCCCCGCCGCCAGGGGCTCCAGACTCAGCAGCAGGGCCCAgagcagcgcgccggcggcgggGACCATGGGGCTGGGCGGcttggggctggagggaggccgGTGAGGCGGGCCCAGGCTCctaccttctctccctcccttctgctcTCCGCCAACCCGCCGACCCGCCGGGGTCGTTTGAACCGAGGCCACGGGGCGCTCGGCACGTgccacgcccctcccccgcgTCCTCCCCGCGGGCgcttccccagccccaggggctgaGCTAAAAAACCCAACGGAACCTTTGCGTGAGAACTCCCGCAAGCCAGAACCGAAGGCCGGATTGTGATGTAAGGGGTTGTAAGGGGTTCGGGGAGAGCCATTCGCTTCCTCGGTGCACACTTAAATCTCTCTTCGCAGTTTATTAACCGCTACAGGTGTGAATGTACCAGAGAGGGCGGAAATACAGGTTTTGAAAGCACTCCTGACCAGGCTCACAGGCGGCAGGGACGACTTAGAAGGAGGAAAGTAGGGCCCCTTCCGGGGGTCTTCACGGCTTAGGGAACTGACTGCTAGCTCctagcaggcaggcaggcaggggtctGTGGAGCCCTTCCGccgcccctcacccctcacccctcaccggTGGCTGCTGGAATACCTAGGGGGCAGCATTATGGGCTCCCACACTTACAGGGCAGGAAAATAGGGCCCAAAGAGAAAATTATTTGCCCAAGGTTCAGTAGTGAAAGCAGGTTTAAAACCCAGAGCTCTGCATTTGCCATGCTAAATGCCTTCCACCCTGTCAGCTAGCAGATCAGGTTCCCACCCTCAGAGGCCTGCTGGAGGGGGGGGTAGGGGAGGCTGCCGTGCCCTTGGGGAGAAGATCCAGTGGTGAGGGAGACAAGATTTACACGATAGCTTGGAAGTTTCAGGAGCCAGGCAGCGCAGATCGCCATCTTTGCTTGGTTCTGAGCGCTTTACCCAGTCCGGTGCTAGGCACTTGCTGAGCCGTGGAGATCCCGGTCGAGCCTGTGAttgaggaggagagacagagaaagagaagtggttCAGGAGCAGGCCTGGGGCTTCTCTCACTGCTTGGGGAAGGAAGCCAGGCCATTCAGAAAGCTGGAAGACCAAGTGCTGAGTCATCACGTAGCATCTTCTCGCCCCCACAGCTTGTGCTCTCCTATTCACGGCCAGACACAGCCCTCCCTTGTTTCTAGGGCTGCTGCTCTCAGTCATCTCTAACCTCTGAGCTGGGACTATTTCATTGCTTGTCACCTCTTGCATATCTATGTAAGGttctttgatttgttcttgtggAATGCAGTAGCGTCCTtaattttttctgtgtctctgagATTTCCCAGATTGATTGGTTTCACACATCCCAGCCCAGTCCCCGTACCCCTGAGTCTGGGACTCACTGTCTGACAGCTTCAGGGATGTGGACTTGATCCAGGGAGATAAGTTTGGCCAGCTCTCCCAGACTGTCCAGAAAACGGATCTTCCGTGTGAACTTGGAACTGAAAGAGAGGGTAAAGCACTGGTGTTTTGTTCTGGTAGGAGAGGGGTTCTGAGACCCCTGAGAAGGGAACCGTAAGGGGCAGAGTGATTAAGGCTGGAAAAATCAGGCTGCGGCAATACCTTCTCCATCTTTACTTGAAAATGGGGCGAAGGGGAGGGAGCCCTTGTCCCAGAGCTGGTACCTGATGAAGGGCCGAAGCAGTGCCAGAAACGCCTTCACGTACCACGTGGCGTGGACCACCACCAGGGCGCGCAGGTTCTTCCGGAGCCTGAAGAATATGGTGAGGTCATCCGACTTCGTCTGCCTGCTCACCCAAAGGTCTGGAGGCGCTACCTTTGGTTTTGTAACTTCCTTCACTTCTCTAATTTCTAGAATTCTCAGGCAGCGGCAAGAAGCCCCTGCTCCTTCAGCTGCAACCTCAGCCTCACCCACCCTGTCCAGCACTGTCTACACTCCTGGCTTTAAGGAAATCCTTCAAGACCACTCTACTACGTCTCACCCAGTGCCTTGTGCACACCTCTCCAGCCCTCCAGGACCGACCGGTTATACATCAATCAGCAGAGGCCAcaaagggaggggcaggaagaaaAAGCAAGGTGGGGGAGACACGGGGAGAAGGGAACATGAAGGGGACAGGCGTAGGGCAGGGATGCAGGCAGCGAGGAAGAGACAATGCAGGGGTAAagccccgcctgcagcgccggcgtcccacgtgggcaccagtcctggctgctccgcttccagtccagctctctcctgtggcctgggaaagcagtggggggtggcccaagtgcttgggcccctgcacggtctgggagacccggaagaagcttctggctcctggcttcagatcagggcatctccagtcattgtggccagttggggagtgaaccagcagatggaagacctctccctttttgcttctgcctctgcctctgcctctctgtaattctgcctttcagataaataaataaatctttctttttcccaACGTTCTTAACTCCATTAAGCAACAGCAGAATGGCACAAGTCAGCTATGCAACTgacagagccaggaattctttTGCACTACAGCGTAACCAAGAATAAGGAAAATTCTCATCGGTAGGTTTAAATATAgtgctgaataaataaatcttaaaaaaaaatgaaaacttggcCGGccccacagctcactaggctaatcctccacctgtggcactggcaccctgggttctaatcccggttggggcgccagattctgtcccggttgcccctcttccaggccagctctctgctgtggcccgggaaggcagtggaggatggcccaagtgcttgggccctgcaccccatgggagaccaggagaagcacctggctcctggcttcggatcagcgcggtccgccggctgcagcggccattggagggtgaaccaacggaaaaaggaagacctttctctctgtctctctctcactgtctaactctgcctgtcaacaacaacaacaacaaaaaaaaaaaaaaaaaggaaagaaagaaagaaaagctaaagAAGGTCCTTATTAAGTCAAGTGTTGTCCTTAAATTAAGTAGCATTATTTAAAAAGAGGAAGGCGAAGAAGACAGTGCAGCTGTGGAAATGAAATACAGGGCAAGATGGGAGAGGAGGCAGACTGCCTTCCACATGCCAGAATGTGCCTCCGCGTTAACTCCACTTTCACAAGTGCCCAACGGCAAAGAGACGACTGTTGCTAtttgcagataaggaaactgaggcccaaaaaGTAAAGTGGCTTGCACCCATCATGCAGCTGGTAAATGGTAAAGGTGAGATTTGAAACCTGATCTCCTTAACTCCACGTGAGGACAGGCGGGGCTTGGAAAGGGGTGGAGAGGGACAAAGGAATGAGGAAGCagctaaaaagaagaaagaatgagaagatggagaagaagaaagacagagaacTGCGGCGCCCTCATCCTGGGGTCTCACCGCCGATCCAGAGTGCGGTAACACTGGCGTATCCAGCCCAGAGGTGGAACCTGGGCCCTGCTTGTGCCGCCGctcaagtgaaccagcaggtagttTTCAGCCACCAGCAGCTCCAGGGTCCCCACCATATACCTGGGGGACAGAATTACAGGGGAGCCCTGTGTTGTGGGTCACAGGGAGCACGAGGACTATTACTGCAGACTCCGAAATCAGTACAGATGTTGGAAggggacttttttttcttttcctcccataaTACCCTCTGTAGCCCCTCAGGCCTTCCACCTCACCTAAACAAGTGTTCCATGACATAGGCATAGTTGGGAATGCTGCCTCTGGGTAGATAACAGGAAGCAAAGAGTATGACAGCATTGAGTCCATCACCATGGTAACCTGGTGAAGAGAAGTATGTGTTGGCAAGACAGTACCTCTGAGGGGCTGTACAGGTTACAGGAAGGAGTTTTGAACCCAATGACCGAGTCTCCAGCTTGGTCTGTTTATTCCAGAAGTCACTGTTTTTACCCCTCCGTCTACACTAGCCATTACCTCCATGAGACAGGACTTTCTTGTAGGGCTCAATGGCAGTCATGTCCACTCGCTGCTCCCGCTGTCCTGTTCGGAACACCCTCCAGCGATGCCCGTCTTCTCCAGCCACGTCCCACACGCAACCCCGGCCCAGCCTTTCCGCAGCCTCACTGGCCGCCAGACCCTCTGCCCGGGGCAGCTCATCTGAAAGAGCGATGTAGAGGGATCAGCAGGATGATTCTCACCTTCAGTATCTTGTCAAGTTCCCAGATGCCTGGAGTCTGTTACTGAATCGCCTGGCCCTCAGTTGTTTCCGTCCCTTTAACCTCAGTTTGTCCACTCACCCCACTACCACCATCCTCCTAGGTTCTCTCCTGCGCCTCCTGATCCTCTCCTTTTCACTAGACAATGGCCTCAGGGTCCCTGCACCACGGCAGGTCCGTGGCTCTCACCAGCacctggctttttctttttctggattcAGTTTCTGTACACGCTTTCCCCTGGGCGAGCATATCTAGTCCCCGGGTTCAGTTACTGTCAGAAAGCTGAGGACTCCCGGATCTGCCTCTCTAACCCAAACTTCTCTCCTAACTCCAGATTCATATCTCTGACTGCCTGGAGTGCACTTCCCTCCTTTATGTGTCCCTGTCAGGTCCCAGATCCAAAAtcatcctcttcttcctctccctcgtttcctttctctctctctctcttttgctttaagatttatttatttatttgaaaggcagagttacagggagagagaaggagagaccgagagatagatcttccatctgatggttcactccccaaatggccatgacggccagggctgtgccaaaccaaagccaggagccaggagctccatccaggtctcccacatggctgcaagggcctaagcacttctgctgcttttccaggtgcattagcaggagctggataagcagtggagcagtcaggattcaaacaggTTGCCCGTATGGGtggccagcagcttaacccactgcgccccaatgccagcccctcccttgttTCCTTTCTTGACGAACAATCCCATCCATCTAGCCGGGTGTGAGAGAACACTGTTCTGACATTCCTTCTTCTCTGTCTGCCCTCAAACCAGCTGGACCCCACATCCTCTTCCATCCACCTTCATTACGCCCCTTTATTAGCTTTGCCACTATCACTGTTCTGGCTCACTTGTGCTTGGTACTAGCCTCCTacctgctctccctgcctctggtcTCTTTTCCTTCAATCTACTCTAAAGACCACAGAGCAAGTTctcttttttctacttcttttttttttgacaggcagagtggacagtgagagagagagacagagagaaaggtcttcctttgccgttggttcaccctccaatggccgccgcggccggtgcgctgcgctgatccgatggcaggagccaggagccaggtgcttttcctggtctcccatggggtgcagggcccaagcacctgggccatcctccactgcactccctggccacagcagagagctggcctggaagaggggcaaccgggacagaatccggcgccccgaccgggactagaacccggtgtgccggcgccgctaggtggaggattagcc contains:
- the C7H1orf56 gene encoding protein MENT, with the translated sequence MVPAAGALLWALLLSLEPLAAGAQGQTQTSTGMQRVSFRFGGPGPARSHRSTIGPPRTGPRRPKITLEDENDAVATADRLAGPAAAELLATVTGIARGSEASFGEDETLEEGVVINARKNNSRMLIPSAAPSTNTGRSSTSGRFVANTQEPEIRLTTNLPRTTMKPKDILTSEVTLSHWSTPGSTPSRWPAPSPTAMPPPEDLRLVLMPWGPWHCHCKSGTMSRTRSGKLQGLSGRLRVGALSQLRTEHRPCTYQQCPCNRLREECPLDSGLCPDTNCSPTTTTQTTTTPTMPPIHLRRRPLMPPPSPSPSPALAFWKRVRIGLEDIWNSLSSVFTEMQPIDKNRT